CCGGCGTCGCCGTGCTGGCCGACCTGGGCAGTGCGGTGCTCACCGTGAAGGCGCTGCTCGCGGAGGGCGACGAACTCCCGGAGCAGACGCGGCTGGTGGACGCTCCGTTCGTCGAGGGAGCCGTGGCCGCGGTCGTCACGGCGGCCACCGGGGCCGACCTGGCGGCCGTGGAGTCGGCCGCCGCGGAGGCGTACACGTACCGGAAGGTGTGAGACCGGGCCGGGCGCGCCGGAGAGCGGCGTGCCCGGCGACCGGCCGCCGGGCGGAGAGGCGTTCGTGACGCGGGTGTCGCCCCTCCGGCGAACGAGCGAACGAGCGAACGAGCTGACGCTTTCCCTGACGCTCCGTCAATCGCTCAGCCAGCGCCGACGAATCGTCTCGCCAGCCGCTCCCCCGTCGTCACGGCGGCCGCGTGGTCCTCGATGGGTGAGACGCGGGCGTTCTTGAAGACGATGTAGGTGACGCCGGACGGGGTGCCGCCGCCCTGCGGGTCGGCGCGGATGCCGAGCGCCTTGGCGGTCGCGTAGGACGCCTCTCCGATGATGTCCTGCGGGCCCGTGTCGCCGACGACCCCGTACTGCACGCGGTCGCCGAAGACGACGGCCACGACGGAACCGCCGCCCACGCCGTGCTCCCGGTAGTCCCAGATGCGGCTCGGGGCGGGCACGACGATGAAGGGGAGGCGCTCGGCGCTCAGGGGGCGGCCGTCGGACTGTGCGTAGGCAGTGCTGTCGGAAAAGTACGGGTCCGTGCGGCGGTTGCATCGGGGACCGGGACGGCCGTCGCAGTCGATGTCCATGTCCGCCTTCCAGAACACGGCGTCGCGGGTGCCGCAGACCGGGATGTTCGCGGGTGCGCCGCCGTCGCTGCGGTACCGGCCGCGGGAGACCGGAGTGCAGTCCCGCACCTTGGCCAGCAGGTCGGCTGCGCGGACGGGGTTCTCGCGCCACGCCACCTGGGGCGGGGCGGCGGGGGTGTCGTCGGGGCGAGCAGGGCGGCGCTGGCCGCGGCCAGTGTGAGCGACTGGACACGCACGATAGAGGAGCCTCTCGTGGGGAACCTGACGGGCACTCAGCCCAATCTGGCCCCCGGGCCATCACCCGGCCACCGCTGGAGGGCCGGACGGTGCACGGCCCCAACCTCCGACAGGGGCCGGGGGCCTGAGTCCCCGTAAGGACTCAGGCTTGCCCGGCCACCCGCGCCGGCGCGGGATCTGCGACGACAGCGGTCCGCGCGACAAGCCCGAACTCCCTGGTGTCCGCCAGGAGTTCGGCCGTGAGGAACCTCAGCATACGTAACTCTCCCGGGTGGTCACGAACGGCGGGGGGTGACGCCCTCACAGAGGACTCCCCGCACCCGCCCTCTTGATGTGATCGCGCCAGCGGCGCCATATTGGTCCGGACCATTCCCGAGTGCCGCCCCGGGAGGCAGTGTCGTGCGAGGCCTTTCCCCTCTCCCCTGCTGTCTCCGTCGCCTCGCGCTCTGCGCGGCTCTCGTCCTGGTCGCCTCCTGCGGCTGGACCGGCACGGGCGAAGGGGACGGCGGATCTCCGCCCGGCGCGCCGACAGGCGTCACCGCGACAGCGGGCACGGCGACGCGCGTGCACGTCATGTGGAACACGACCGCCCGGGCCGATGTCTACGAGGTGTATCGCGGCACCACGAAGGTCAGGGAAGTGCCGGGCTCGAAGCACATGGTGGACATCACCAGGCTCCGGCCCTCCACCCTGTATGTCTTCACCGTGCAGGCGCGGGACGCCGAGGGGCGGCTGGGACCGCGCAGCCGGGAGGCCCGGGCGAGGACACCCGCGGCCGTCGCGGACGACCACTTGGCACCCACCCGCCCGTCGGCTCCGCACGGCCGGGCGGCAGGCAGCCGGGCGGTCCAGCTGTCCTGGTCCGCCTCGACGGACGACCGGGGCGTGGCGTCGTACGACATCCATCAGGGGGACGTGAAGATCCACAGCGTGAGC
The genomic region above belongs to Streptomyces coeruleorubidus and contains:
- a CDS encoding PTS fructose transporter subunit IIA, producing MSDERLVGIVLVSHSAEVAASVAALAKGLAGGGPAVPVAPAGGIEGGGLGTSAELIAAAAASVDRGAGVAVLADLGSAVLTVKALLAEGDELPEQTRLVDAPFVEGAVAAVVTAATGADLAAVESAAAEAYTYRKV
- a CDS encoding glycoside hydrolase family 75 protein is translated as MAWRENPVRAADLLAKVRDCTPVSRGRYRSDGGAPANIPVCGTRDAVFWKADMDIDCDGRPGPRCNRRTDPYFSDSTAYAQSDGRPLSAERLPFIVVPAPSRIWDYREHGVGGGSVVAVVFGDRVQYGVVGDTGPQDIIGEASYATAKALGIRADPQGGGTPSGVTYIVFKNARVSPIEDHAAAVTTGERLARRFVGAG
- a CDS encoding fibronectin type III domain-containing protein; translated protein: MRGLSPLPCCLRRLALCAALVLVASCGWTGTGEGDGGSPPGAPTGVTATAGTATRVHVMWNTTARADVYEVYRGTTKVREVPGSKHMVDITRLRPSTLYVFTVQARDAEGRLGPRSREARARTPAAVADDHLAPTRPSAPHGRAAGSRAVQLSWSASTDDRGVASYDIHQGDVKIHSVSGSQTAAVVTGLRPGTAYSFTVRARDAAGNVSPAAPAVRVTTPGTDDGRATAPTGFRATSHRADGAYYVDLSWVPPRVDGEVTEYQIHLDGRPATSLVYGGDAPRDRAAYSFYVGRNSGVSHRVRVRAMLPDGTWGGFSTERTVTTGRGR